AGATTAAATCTGTTTGAAATAAATCTAAGCCATTGAAGATAAAGTCACCTAAACCACCAGCACCAATATAAGACGCAAGAGTTGACCAAGAAATAACATAAACAGCCGATAAGCGAATTCCAGTCATAATTACAGACATTGCTAGCGGCAATTGCACTTTAAAAGTTAATTGCGTAGTTGTCATACCTAACCCCTTAGCCGAATCAATCACATTAGGGTCAACTCCCTGCATGCCAATATAAGTATTGCGTAAAATCGGCATTAAACTATAAATAAAAAGTGCAATAATAGCTGGAACAGCACCCACACCAAAAAGTGGAATCATTAAGGCCAATAAGGCTAACGCGGGGATAGTTTGTAACATGCTAGTGATCCCCATTACTATTTGTGCAACTCGAGGAAAATGAGCCAAAATTACTCCAGCGGGAACTGCCACGATAATTCCTAAGCCCAATGAAATTGCAGCAATGTAAATTTGTTGCCACGTTTTAAGAATTAATTCGGAACCATGCTCTGCTAAAAAATTACTCATGACTCTCATCACCCTCCTGTTCAGTAGTATCATGTCCCCAAATAGTGTCATAGACTAAGTTAACTAATGCAGAACGAGTTACAATCCCTACTAACTTTTGGTGGTGATCGACTACTGGAACATAGGTCATATTGCCTTGCAGAATTTTGCTGGCGTAATCACGCAAGTAAGAATCAGGATGTAATGTCGCGATATTGGTATCTAAAATATCACTGACACTATTAACATGCCGATAGCGTTTATCTAATTTACCAACGCTAATATAACCTTTGAGATGTTGTGCATCATCGGTTACTAATAAGGTATCGACATGACGTTTTTTCATAAGGGTTAAAGCTTCAGTTAAAGTTGCTCCTATGTTAATTTTAACTGGATTAGTAAGCATAATTTCACCAACTTTAACTGTGTCGTGGCGCGCTTCTTCTAAGCGATCTTCACCTAACAAATCTTCTACAAATTTATTAGCAGGGTGATGCAAAATATCATCAGGTGTGCCGACTTGAATAATTTTACCTTCATGCATAATTACGATTTGAGTAGCTAATTTTAAGGCTTCATCCATATCATGAGTTACGAAGATAATAGTTTTACCTAGTTTGCTTTGTAATTTTTTCACAAATTCTTGCAAAGTTTCACGAGTAATTGGATCCAAAGCCCCAAAGGGTTCATCCATTAAAATTAAATCTTGATCTGCAGCCAAGGCACGAATAACTCCGACACGTTGCTGCTGTCCACCAGAAAGTTCTGCGGGATAACGATTTAAAAATTCTTCTGGAAATTCAGCTAATTCAATTAATTCTTGTACTTTATGCTCGATTTTTGCGGCAGGCCATTTTAGCAATTTGGGGACAATAGTAATATTGTCTTTGATTGTCATATGAGGCATAAGACCATTATTTTGAATAACGTAACCGATATGCCGCCGTAAATTGACTGGATTTAATTGCTTAACATTTTGTCCATTAAGGTACACACTGCCTTTAGTAATGGGATTCATTCGATTAATCATCCGCATTAAAGTTGTCTTGCCAGAACCAGAAGTTCCTATTAAACAGCAAAATGCTCCTTGGGGAATAGTTAAATTAATATCACTTACAGCAGGAATTTTGGTTTTGTTATAAATTTTAGTCACATTTTTAAATTCAACATAAGTTGTATTTTTCGCCATAGAGGTCCTTCTTTCTTGAAAACGTTTTCTTAAAGATTTAAACTCAATTTGAGTTTAAATCGAGTTTTGAAAATAATACTTTCACTGGCTAGGGTCGATGACTCCGCCGCCAAAAATGGATAATAAAGGTAATGACAAAAGCAATTACCAAAACCAAAGTAAAGATACTATTAGGTATTTCAATATTGATAGCAGGGATTGTTAAGAAAAGCTTAATAGCAATAAAGAAAATCAATGCATATGCCATAGGTTCTAATTCTGGAATTTTATTCATTAAGCCCATGATTGCTTCAGCAACGCCTCTCATTGCAATAATACCAACAATACTACCAATCAAAATAATCACCGGATTATTAGAAATGGCAATCAGTGTTAAAACCGAATCTAAGGAGAACATAATGTCAGTAAATTCGATAGAAACTACAACTTGCCAAACAGGAGACAAGCCCTTAATCCGAAACATTTTGAAGTGCTTTTTTTTATGGGTTAATTTTTCGTAGAAAAAATGCAGCGCCATATAGATTAGATAAAGCGCTCCTAAAATCTTAATCCACCATAATTCAATTAAATAAGTTCCAATTCCAATCACTAAAAATCGGAAAATGAAAGCTCCCCAAATACCATAAAAAAGTGCTTCTTCTTGTTCTTTCTTCTGCGTTAAAGTGTGGGCCTGTGCTGCTAAAACAATTGAATTATCTACTGACAGCAGACATTCCATAATTACTAAAGATAATATTAACAACCAGTCATTGGGGGAAGTAATTACCGTTTGCCAATTATGAAGATCAAAAAAAGGTTTATAAAGATTAATTATAAAATTCACATAGTTCTCCTTTGATTCTAACTTTATTATAACAAATAATTAACAAGTGCGCTCAAATAGCCAAATTTAGGCTCCAATTCAATTATAACTAGAATTTAGTAATTGCCAATGCTTAAAATCGCTTGCAGTTTCAGTCAATTAATTGTATGTTAAGAGTATTAAAAATTGAATAGTCATCGCAAAGGGGAGCTATATGCTGAGAGTGATTAAGTTCAGACCCTTGGAACCTGTTTGTTAATACAAGCGTAGGAATTGTGATGGGTGGAAGACACTCTTTTTGCGGGACATTCAGACAAGGAGAGTGTTTTTATATGGGTAAAAATAAATTAGCAGTAACGGTAGAAGGTGCAATAATTGTTGCTTTAGCAATGGCTTTAACTTATATTCCTCATAGTTTAGGAATATCTTCTATTGAATTCCAATATGGAATTATTCCGTTAATTATTTATGCTTGGCGGCGTGGATTTAGTGCCGGAGTAACGGCCGGTGTAGTTTGGGGATTGCTAGATCTAATTTTAAGAGGGATGAGCAAAGGCTCAGTAATTAATCCTTGGCAAGGCATTTTAGAATACCCTGTTGCATTTGGTGTTTTAGGTTTAGCAGGTTTATGGGCACAACAAATCCAACATCATTTAAAAAATAATCAACAAGTTTATTGGCCAATGTTGCTTAGCGGAATGGTTGCTGTTTGCGCTAAATATTTGCTTCATTTTTTTGCTGGTGGAATTGTGTGGGCTGCATATGCTCCTAAAACTTTAAATCCCTGGGTTTATTCACTGATTATTAATGGAGGCAGCGCTCTAGCTAATATAATTATGGTGGCAATAGTTTTAGTTTTATTGAGACAAGTAATGGGAAAATTAGTTATTACCCGCTGATTTAAAGATTTTTTAATAAGCAAGCTATTTTATTATAAATAAAATTAAGGTATACTAATATCTGAAAGCGGTTTTAAATAAAAGGAGGAACTTGTCTGTGTATTATGTTGTAATGAATTCCAATGATATTCGTGACAATTTAGCGACAGAGCAATATCTCATGAACTATAAAAATTTTGATGAACCTTTAGTGTTGTTTTATATTGAGGGGCCTTGCATTATTGTTGGGCGTAATCAAAATACTATTGAAGAATTAAATAATGAATATGTTCGGGAGCATAATATAGTTGTTACACGGAGATTATCCGGTGGCGGCGCTGTTTACCAAGATTTAGGCAATTTGTGTTTTAGCTTTGTGGTAGATGCCGCTGATGAGAAATTTGGTGATTTCAAAAAAATTGTTCAACCAATTGTTGATGCACTACACAAGTTAGGCGCAACAGGAGCAGAAGTTTCTGGTCGTAATGATATTTTAGTTGATGGCAAAAAATTCTCGGGCAATGCGATGTATACCAAAAATGGCAAAACCTTCTCTCATGGAACTTTATCCTATGATGTTGATTTAGATGTTTTGACTAAAGCTTTACATGTTAATAAAGATAAGATTCAATCTAAAGGTATTAAATCTATCCGTAGTCGGGTAACTAATGTACGTCCATATTTAGCAGAAAAATATCAAAGCTTAACAACAGAACAATTTCGCGATGTATTATTGTTGAGCTTGTTTAATGCTGAGAATATTGATGAAATTAAAGAACATGAATATCAGGTAACTGCTGAGGATCAAAAGGAAATCGATAAAATTAAAGAACAATATTATTACAACTGGGAATGGGTTTATGGTCACTCTCCAGAGTTTACTGTTAAAAAACGGAAACATTTTGATATGGGAACAATTGATGCACGTTTCCAAGTGCAACATGGCAAGATTAGTGCTGCACGTTTTTATGGAGATTTCTTTGGTCCGCAGGATGTCAGTGAATTAGAGCAAAAATTAATTGGAATTAATTATGATTATGATAGTTTGAAACAAGTTTTTGCAGATAATGACTTGAATAATTACTTTACAGGAATTGAACCAGCTGATATTTTACAATTAGTGGAACCTTAATGATTAATATTTAATATTAAGTCTAAACAGAATTATTTCTTAATAGTTTTGTTTAGGCTTTTTTGATAAAAAAATTTTGATAACAAAAAATAGCAATGAGTTTGTTTTATTGTTAACTATCTTGTGCTTTTAGTTGAATATTGTATACTATTATTATCATTTTTATGAGGGGGTGAAACTTATGTCATGGATTAATATTGTGCAAGGTGCTTTAGCAATGGGTACAGGTATTTTACAAGATATCAGCGGCTTTTTTAACATTTTTAAATAATTATATTTAGTAATGTAAATTAAAGTTTTTGAAATCAAATAACGGCCCCAGTTAGCAATATAGCTAATTGAGGCCGTTATTTTAATTTAATATGTTAAATAAACCACAAGTTTTACTTGTGGGGGTTAGAAGAGCTTTAGCGAGAAAAACTTCCTTTCGGTATAATAGTTTCGGCTACCAACCAAAACTATCCGAAAGGAAGTTTTTGCATTGTCTAAAGACAATAATAGCTTAGCACATACACGCTGGAATTGTAAATATCACATCGTATTTACACCTAAATACCGAAGGAAAGTAATTTATGGGAAATTGAGACAAGATATCGGTCACATTTTGCGACGCTTATGCGAACTTAAAGAAGTAGAAATCATTGAAGCTCATGCAATGCCAGACCATATTCATATGCTGGTTAAGATTCCTCCAAAAATCAGTGTTGCCAGTTTTATGGGATATCTAAAAGGCAGAAGTGCTGTCATTATCCATGAGCGGCATGCGAATCTGAAATATAAATATGGCAATCGCAGTTTTTGGGCTAGAGGATATTATGCCAGTACCGTCGGGTTAAATCAAAAAACGATTGAAAAATATATTCGAGAACAGGAAGCAGAAGATCGCTTACAAGATACGATTAGTAAAAGAGAATATCTAGATCCCTTTAAGAAACATTAAATCTAAAAACAATTAGAATAGTCGCGGTTGGTAGGCTTTTGTTGGGCCCCTTCAAGGGGCTATTTGTGTGGGGCGAGCCCTTCTAGGGCTGATAAAAAGCCACCAGCTATGCTGGTGGATGATTACTTATTCTTCTACTAAGTTCTTAGTAGTACCTGTAGTTAAAACATCATTGAAATTATCATAACTAATAGTAATCATGTCACGTAAAGCTTCTTTGGTGTAAGAGCCAATGTGAGGTGTAATGATTGCTCGAGGATAAAGATCAATCAAAGCTTGCAAATTAGGATCATTGATTTGGTTAATTTTTTTGCCTAAATAATCCTTTTCATTATCAATAACATCAGTGGCAAATCCACCTAGTTTTTGATTTTGTAAAGCTTGTATTACGGCCTTAACATCTACGATTTCAGCACGAGCGGTATTAATAAGAACAGCTGTTGGTTTCATCAAAGAAATTAATTCTGCATTGACAAATCGATCATTTTTACCTGGGAAATAAGGAACATGCAAAGAAACAATATCAGCTTGTTGAAAAAGTTCTTCTTGGTCTACAAATTCAACAACTTCTTTAGCGGCATCTGATTGGAAAACATCATAACCTAGCACCTGAGCTCCTAAAGCTTGATAGTTCTGGGCTTCAGTTACACCAATACGGCCTGTACCAATAATACCAACTGTTAAATCATGAATTTCTTGACTAAACTCTTCAGTTTTAACTTGAAAATCTTTTTGCTGACTATTATAAGTAGCTAAACTAATATGGCGTTGTAAGGTTAGTCCCAGACTAAAAGCCAAATCTGCTACAGCATGGGGAGAATATGACGGTACTCGAGCTACTACTTGATTGTTGGCATGAGCTGCAGTTAAATCAATATGATTATAGCCAACAGTTCGGGTAAAGACATATTTAATACCCCAATCTTTTAATTGGTTTAAATTATCAGCATCAGCTACGCAATTAGCACGTAACAAAACTGCATCCATTCCTTGAGCAGTATCAATGTTTTCATGAGTCAATAACTCAGGGATTAATTTTAATTCATAATTATATTTGTTCAAATTTTTAAAATAATCAATCTCATTTTCGCGAACACCATATGCTGCGATTTTAAAAGTCATATCTTTTCCTCCTTAATATAATTTAGAAAATACCAGCAGATCCGACAATTGAAATAATTACAATCCAGATTGGAATCATAATCACTGCCCCTAAAGTTGATAAGAATGAGGCGTTAGATGTCATGACGGCTTCACGGTCAAATCCAATCGCATAAGAAGAAACAACTGCGGCTGTTGGAGTAGCCATCATAATAATCATGGTCGCTAAAGCAACTAAGTCAACAGGCATAATGTTGGTGATTTTTAGTACAAATAACAATACAAAGGTAATTAGCGGTACGATAACAGTCTTCATAAAGGTATAGTACCAAGAAGTTTTGTTTCTAGCAGCATCTTTAATACTGATCTCACCTAAGGTTGAACCAATAGCTAACCAAGCAAGTGGAGATGATAAACTGGCCAAGTATGTTAATGGTTTGAACAGCCACGGTGCAGTGACATCAATACGATAAAATGCTACATTAACAGCTGCTTTGGTAGTGGGATCAATACCGCCAATTTGAGGCATATAAGGCTGGATAATCCAAAGAATTAAACCTAAAAAAGTAGCCAATACTACGGGGTTTAAAAACATTTGTTTGACGTTCTTTTTATCCATTTTTAAACCGCTCATGACAATATAAGCGTATGAATATAAGAAAATACGATATCCAATATTAAAAATTGAAGCATACATTGTTCCTTTGGGTCCATAAATAGCAGAGACAATCGGAATACCAAAAAATGTTGTTGAACCAAAAGTGGTTAAAACACTTAAAACAGTTCGTTTATCACGATCTGAATAATTCAAATATAGTAACGGGGTTACTAAAATTAAAACAATATAAATGATAATTCCAAAAATTAAAACATTAATACCATGCTGCAGTGTTTTTTCATCGATGGGAACCATAAATGAATTAAACGCTAAAGCTGGCAATGAGACAGATAGTACTACTTTAGTCATCATTTTGCCAAATTTTCCATCAAAGATTCCCTTTTTTCGTAGGATAAACCCAAGTAAAATAATTAACAAAGTAGACGAAATAGCACTTATTATGTCCATATTGGTGAAAGTTTTTTGTAAAACTTTCGCTAAATTCATGATGCTCCTCCTTATATATTCCAATCTGTATTACAACTTAAGTATAACGAAATAACAATTTACTGGCAACCAATAACAATATTTGATAATCAGGTATGTGCCAACAGTGTAAACGATTTCTTTTATTAGTCAAAAGTTCATTAAATAACAATATATTATTGAAGTTGTCAGTGATTTTAAAGATTATTTTTAAATAAAAGTGTGCGGTTATATATTAATCATGTCCAGTTAGATAAACCATTATATTTTCTTTGTCATAGCGGTGGTGGGTTTCGGATAATTCAAAAGGAATATCATTTCCTAAAAATACTACTTGCTTTACTTTTAAAACTGGATCATCAATTTTACAATCTAAATACTTTTTGTCATCATTACTGGGTTTAGCGGCACTGATTTTCCTATAAGCAGCACCAATTTTTTGATGAAGTTGTCTTTCTATGTATTCATAGATAGATTCTTTTAGAACATTTTCATCAATACCTGGAATAACTTTGACAGGCATTTTCGTATACTCTAATGCATAAGATTCATTATCAACTATTCTTAATCTATGAATATCGTAAATCATATCGTGACTTTTTAAATTTAAATATTGCATATCGAGTTTATCAGGGTAATGAAAGCCAAAGCTAATAATTTTACTATTAATATTATGATTTTTACCCAATAGTTTAGTTGTTCCAACATATTGATCAATATTGGCATTAAACTGGGTCATTATTTGTGCATCAGCGCGAACAAATGTTCCAGAACCACGTTGTGTATAGACTAAACCAGTTTTAATTAGATGCTCTAAAGCTTTGCGAATAGTGACACGACTAGTGTTGAACTCCAAAGCTAATTTATTTTGCTGAGGAAAAGGAGAACCAGGGGGATAAACACCATCCTTTATTCTTTTTCTAAGGATATTTTCAATTTCCAAGTATTTAGGCAATAGACTCTCTTCATTTCACAGATATTTTGGAATTAATCCATTTAAATAATCCCAATTTAATATCATTATAAAAGAATTATATAAGCAAAACCAGTATTGATTTACAAATAAGTATTTACTTTTATAAATAAAAGTATATACTTATTTTTGTATAAAATAGCGTTTTCAAAGGAGTGTTTGCGAATGACAGTATTAAAATCTGATTTTTTCTGGGGTAATTCTACTTCCAGTATGCAAACGGAAGGAGCAATCAATGAAGGTGGAAAAGGTCAATCAGTGTATGATGTGCGACCATCTACAAAGAATGCATCTGATTGGAAAGTAGCAATTGATGAATATCATCGCTATCCAGAAGATATTTCCTTGATGAAAGATTTAGGTATGAATTTTTATCGATTTCAAATTTCTTGGAGTCGTGTGCAGCCTAAAGGTGAGGGTGAATTTAATCCTGAAGGAATTAAATTTTATCATGATTTGATTGATGAACTGTTAGCTAACAATATTCAGCCCATGATTTGTCTATATCATTTTGATATGCCGCTTTATCAAGCTCAACAATATAACGGTTTTATCAGTAAAAAGGTTATTAACCATTTTGTGACATATGGTAAAAAAATGATTGAGGAATTTGGTAATCAAGTCAAATATTGGATTACTTTTAATGAACAAAACTTGTACAGTACGCGCGAAGCCTTTAATTGTAGTGGGTACTTAACTGGTGAACAGTCAGTACATGATCTTTATCAAATTCAACATAATATTGTATTGGCACATGCACGGATTACAAATTATATTCATCAAAATTATCCTAATTTGTTAATTGGCGGAATGGAAGCGTTTCAGGAGATGTATCCAGCTACATCTAATCCGCAAGATGTTGCAGCAGTTCGTAAATGTAAAGAATTTAATGACTATAACTTATTGCGAATATTTACTGAAGGTCAATATTCTGATGAAGTTGTAGCCTTTATGAAGCAAAACTATCTAGCTGATATCTTACAAGTAGATGAATTAGCTGAAATTGCCCAAACTCGTAGCGATTTTATTAGTTTTAGTTACTATGCTACATCTTGTATTGATAGCAGTAAGATTCCTGTAGGGACAATTCCTAATGATTATAGCTACTTGGGACAAGCACATAATCATTATTTAGCAACTAATGAATGGAATTGGCAAATTGACTCTCAAGGGTTTTATGGTGTTTTAATGGATCTTTATAATCGGACACATTTACCAATTTTTCCAATTGAAAATGGTATTGGTGTACGTGAGAACTGGGATGGTCAACATCCAATTAATGACACTTATCGAATTCAATATCATCGCCATCATCTGCAAGCTCTCAAAAATGCAGTAGCTGATGGAGCTAATGTTATCGGGTATTTAGGTTGGGGTTTAATTGATATACCTAGTTCACAAGGAAATATGGACAAACGTTATGGTGTAGTTTATGTAAACCGCTCTAATCATGATTTAAAAGATTTAAAGCGAATACCTAAGCAAAGTTATTACTGGCTCCAACGTGTAATTAAATCTAATGGAGAAAGTTTATATTGAAAGTGTCTTGAAAGAAGGAAAATAAATGGCTACTCTAACTAAGAGTCGTGGGAAAAAATTTTTTGATAAATTTACTGCTGTATCTGTAAAGATTGGTAATGAAATACACTTGCGTTCTTTACGTGATTCATTTGCTGTTATTATGCCCTTGTTTATTTTAGCTGGCTTAGGAGTATTAATGAATAATGTGCTTTTCCCACAATTTGTTCATGGACAAAATTTAACTAACTTGCAATTATGGGGAAATAATATTACTAACGGAACTCTAAATATCGCAGGATTAGCTTTGGCTCCTGTAATTGGCTATACTTTAGCGATTAATAAACAATTTAAGAATGGAATACTTTCAGCAGTTATAGCATTAGCTAGTTTAATTATAATGATGCCTAGTTCAATTAAATTAACAACTTTAAAAGGTGCTAAAAATACATTAGTTACAGGTGGTCTATCTTATACTAATTTAGGTACAACAGGTATGTTTTCAGGAATTATTATTGGATTAGTAGCTACTGAATTGTTTATTTGGTTTTCTAAGATGAAGCATCTAAAAATTCATTTAGGAGAAAATATCCCTCCAGCAGTAGCAGCTTCTTTTAATGATTTAATTCCAGCAATTTTTACGTTAAGTATTTTTGCATTAATTTCTACTTTATTAGTTATATATGGTAATACTAACTTAATTGATTTAATTACAAACTTAATTCAAGAACCATTACGAAAATTTAATACTAGCTTACCAGGAATGTTGTTTATTTATAGTGTTGGTAATTTTCTATTTACCTTAGGAATACATCAGACTGTAATTAATGGCACATTATTAGATCCAGTCTTATTAATTAATATGAACAAGAATATGGCGGCTTATGCTGCTCATAAACATATACCATATATTTTGACTTATACATTTCGTGATGTGTTTGGTATGGTAGGTGGGACTGGCTGTACATTATGCCTTTTGATTGCTATTTTCTTATTTTCAAAAATGAAATCTAGCAAGGATATTGCAAGTTTAGCTGTTGCTCCAGGACTATTTAATATTAATGAACCGGTAATTTTTGGATATCCAATTGTATTTAATATTCCAATGATGATTCCTTTTGTGTTGATGCCGGTCGTTGGAGATTTGATTGCTTATTTCTTTACATCCATTGGTTGGATGAATCGAGTAGTTGTGATGGTTCCTTGGACGACACCTCCGTTACTTAATGCATACTTGTGTACTGCTGGTGATTGGAGAGCAGTACTAGTCCAATTACTTATTATTGTTATTGGGGTTATCTTTTATATACCGTTTATGTTTATGAGTGAAAAAGTTATGCAAAAAACGGCTCAACTACAACAATAATTATTTTATAAAATCCATTTTACTAGTTAAGTTTTAATGACAGCATATGTTTACTTTTACTATATCCAATAATTTATTAATTAGATTAGCAATTAACATAATAATTGGCTCGTCAGTACCTGATTGCATTTTTCTTAGTATAATTAGCAGACTATTATTTACAATTACTATATAATGAAAGGGTAAACAAATAAAACTTGAGGTGACAATTTTATGCGGATGTTAGGCGTTTCGGTTTATCCTGAGCAATCTACTTTTGCTAAAGACAAGGAGTACTTAGATTTAGCTCATAAATATGGTTATCAACGTGTGTTCACGTCGCTATTGCAATTAGTAGGCGATGACGGTGAAGATATTCTGGGAAAATTTAAACAAGTAGTGAATCATGCCAATTCTTTAGGAATGAAAGTTATTGTTGATATTAATCCGAGTTTGTTTGAATCTTTAAACATTAAATACGATGATTTATCCTTTTTCCACGAGTTAAAAGTTTGGGGACTGCGTTTGGATGAAGGCTTTAGCGGTCTTGAGGAAGCACAAATGACTCGCAATCCTTATGGCTTGAAGATTGAACTAAATATGAGTCGTGGAACGCATTATTTACAACAAATTATGGATTATGCACCTAATCCAGACAATTTATTGGGATGTCATAACTTTTATCCACAATCTTACACAGGTTTAAGTGAAGAAATTTTTCTAGATTATTCCCAATTATATCGTAAATTTAATATTCATAGTGCTGCTTTTATTTCATCCCATGCAGCTACAACTGGTCCATGGCCAGTTAGTGAAGGGTTACCGACTCTTGAAAGTGATCGCCAACGTCCAGTGACTTCTCAAGTTAATCATTTAATTCTAACAAATATGGTTGATGATGTGATTATTGGTAATGCCTATGCTTCAGAAGAAGAACTTAAAGCAATTGCCAGTGCATTTAAAGCTCCAGAACCATTTTTGCAAGTAGAATTCAATGCCAACATAAATGGTACAGAACGTAAGATTGCTTTGGACGAACTGCAATTGTATCGAGGAGATGCTTCCGCTTATCTTTTGCGTTCCACAATGTCACGCATTAAATATAAAGACGAAATTATTCCAGCACATGATAATGAAGCTGACTTTCAGCGCGGAGATGTAATCGTAGTTAACGATAAGTATGCCCGCTATAAGGGTGAACTCCAAATTGCTTTGTGTTCTTTCCCTAATGATGGTCGACGCAATGTAATTGGTAAGATTGCTGAAAGTGATCTAGCATTATTAGACTACATTAAACCTTGGAGCAGCTTTAAATTAGTAGAAAAATAAACATTAATGTTAATCAATGTCATGATTAGATTGTCTCATAATTATTAGTTAAACACTAATGATTGTGAGATTTTTTTATTACAGAAAGAAAGTGTTTTAATGATACAATTATCAGGAATATTGAGTGCATTTATTTGGTAAAGTGTTTTTTTCTTTGAAACAGTTTTCGAGTTTAAGGAAGGTGACAAATTGAGTTATATTATTGGAATTGACGTTGGGACCACAAATACAAAAGCTATTTTATATAATTTGACTGGAAAAGCCTTAGGACAAG
The nucleotide sequence above comes from Bombilactobacillus bombi. Encoded proteins:
- a CDS encoding ABC transporter permease, whose amino-acid sequence is MSNFLAEHGSELILKTWQQIYIAAISLGLGIIVAVPAGVILAHFPRVAQIVMGITSMLQTIPALALLALMIPLFGVGAVPAIIALFIYSLMPILRNTYIGMQGVDPNVIDSAKGLGMTTTQLTFKVQLPLAMSVIMTGIRLSAVYVISWSTLASYIGAGGLGDFIFNGLDLFQTDLILGGTIPIIILAILTDYLLGKLEHKLSPLNQQ
- a CDS encoding ABC transporter ATP-binding protein, with protein sequence MAKNTTYVEFKNVTKIYNKTKIPAVSDINLTIPQGAFCCLIGTSGSGKTTLMRMINRMNPITKGSVYLNGQNVKQLNPVNLRRHIGYVIQNNGLMPHMTIKDNITIVPKLLKWPAAKIEHKVQELIELAEFPEEFLNRYPAELSGGQQQRVGVIRALAADQDLILMDEPFGALDPITRETLQEFVKKLQSKLGKTIIFVTHDMDEALKLATQIVIMHEGKIIQVGTPDDILHHPANKFVEDLLGEDRLEEARHDTVKVGEIMLTNPVKINIGATLTEALTLMKKRHVDTLLVTDDAQHLKGYISVGKLDKRYRHVNSVSDILDTNIATLHPDSYLRDYASKILQGNMTYVPVVDHHQKLVGIVTRSALVNLVYDTIWGHDTTEQEGDESHE
- a CDS encoding TerC family protein, with protein sequence MNFIINLYKPFFDLHNWQTVITSPNDWLLILSLVIMECLLSVDNSIVLAAQAHTLTQKKEQEEALFYGIWGAFIFRFLVIGIGTYLIELWWIKILGALYLIYMALHFFYEKLTHKKKHFKMFRIKGLSPVWQVVVSIEFTDIMFSLDSVLTLIAISNNPVIILIGSIVGIIAMRGVAEAIMGLMNKIPELEPMAYALIFFIAIKLFLTIPAINIEIPNSIFTLVLVIAFVITFIIHFWRRSHRP
- the thiT gene encoding energy-coupled thiamine transporter ThiT, which gives rise to MGKNKLAVTVEGAIIVALAMALTYIPHSLGISSIEFQYGIIPLIIYAWRRGFSAGVTAGVVWGLLDLILRGMSKGSVINPWQGILEYPVAFGVLGLAGLWAQQIQHHLKNNQQVYWPMLLSGMVAVCAKYLLHFFAGGIVWAAYAPKTLNPWVYSLIINGGSALANIIMVAIVLVLLRQVMGKLVITR
- a CDS encoding lipoate--protein ligase, giving the protein MYYVVMNSNDIRDNLATEQYLMNYKNFDEPLVLFYIEGPCIIVGRNQNTIEELNNEYVREHNIVVTRRLSGGGAVYQDLGNLCFSFVVDAADEKFGDFKKIVQPIVDALHKLGATGAEVSGRNDILVDGKKFSGNAMYTKNGKTFSHGTLSYDVDLDVLTKALHVNKDKIQSKGIKSIRSRVTNVRPYLAEKYQSLTTEQFRDVLLLSLFNAENIDEIKEHEYQVTAEDQKEIDKIKEQYYYNWEWVYGHSPEFTVKKRKHFDMGTIDARFQVQHGKISAARFYGDFFGPQDVSELEQKLIGINYDYDSLKQVFADNDLNNYFTGIEPADILQLVEP
- the tnpA gene encoding IS200/IS605 family transposase, with translation MSKDNNSLAHTRWNCKYHIVFTPKYRRKVIYGKLRQDIGHILRRLCELKEVEIIEAHAMPDHIHMLVKIPPKISVASFMGYLKGRSAVIIHERHANLKYKYGNRSFWARGYYASTVGLNQKTIEKYIREQEAEDRLQDTISKREYLDPFKKH
- a CDS encoding NAD(P)-dependent oxidoreductase, which codes for MTFKIAAYGVRENEIDYFKNLNKYNYELKLIPELLTHENIDTAQGMDAVLLRANCVADADNLNQLKDWGIKYVFTRTVGYNHIDLTAAHANNQVVARVPSYSPHAVADLAFSLGLTLQRHISLATYNSQQKDFQVKTEEFSQEIHDLTVGIIGTGRIGVTEAQNYQALGAQVLGYDVFQSDAAKEVVEFVDQEELFQQADIVSLHVPYFPGKNDRFVNAELISLMKPTAVLINTARAEIVDVKAVIQALQNQKLGGFATDVIDNEKDYLGKKINQINDPNLQALIDLYPRAIITPHIGSYTKEALRDMITISYDNFNDVLTTGTTKNLVEE
- a CDS encoding AEC family transporter, translating into MNLAKVLQKTFTNMDIISAISSTLLIILLGFILRKKGIFDGKFGKMMTKVVLSVSLPALAFNSFMVPIDEKTLQHGINVLIFGIIIYIVLILVTPLLYLNYSDRDKRTVLSVLTTFGSTTFFGIPIVSAIYGPKGTMYASIFNIGYRIFLYSYAYIVMSGLKMDKKNVKQMFLNPVVLATFLGLILWIIQPYMPQIGGIDPTTKAAVNVAFYRIDVTAPWLFKPLTYLASLSSPLAWLAIGSTLGEISIKDAARNKTSWYYTFMKTVIVPLITFVLLFVLKITNIMPVDLVALATMIIMMATPTAAVVSSYAIGFDREAVMTSNASFLSTLGAVIMIPIWIVIISIVGSAGIF
- a CDS encoding GntR family transcriptional regulator, encoding MEIENILRKRIKDGVYPPGSPFPQQNKLALEFNTSRVTIRKALEHLIKTGLVYTQRGSGTFVRADAQIMTQFNANIDQYVGTTKLLGKNHNINSKIISFGFHYPDKLDMQYLNLKSHDMIYDIHRLRIVDNESYALEYTKMPVKVIPGIDENVLKESIYEYIERQLHQKIGAAYRKISAAKPSNDDKKYLDCKIDDPVLKVKQVVFLGNDIPFELSETHHRYDKENIMVYLTGHD